The Allochromatium tepidum genome has a window encoding:
- a CDS encoding EF-hand domain-containing protein, with protein MSISTITSGIGDIGSKLYGASSAITRDYQERTQTLERVFSSLDSEGKGYLDADDFETAFAALGLGESEDESDGNLTLPGVEDVVAALDMDGDGKVSSNDLTEGMRSLTDSLSFLQGRAEVLGAEAMKFAQTFNSQFADEEAEAQQATDSAATAAAESVSREQTRPDLFVMRRVMHLMDAYGSSYRSNESGDSLSLVA; from the coding sequence TCCAAGCTCTATGGAGCGTCGAGCGCCATCACCCGCGACTACCAAGAGCGAACCCAGACCCTGGAGCGGGTCTTCTCCAGCCTGGACTCCGAGGGCAAGGGCTATCTCGATGCCGACGACTTCGAGACCGCCTTCGCGGCGCTGGGGCTCGGTGAGTCCGAGGATGAGTCCGACGGAAACTTGACGCTGCCGGGCGTCGAGGACGTGGTCGCCGCGCTGGACATGGACGGTGACGGCAAGGTCAGTTCGAACGATCTCACCGAGGGCATGCGCTCGCTGACCGACAGTCTCTCGTTCCTGCAAGGGCGTGCCGAGGTGCTGGGCGCCGAGGCGATGAAGTTTGCGCAGACGTTCAACAGTCAGTTCGCCGACGAGGAGGCCGAGGCACAGCAGGCCACGGATTCGGCCGCGACAGCCGCGGCCGAATCCGTCAGCCGCGAACAGACCCGGCCCGACCTGTTCGTGATGCGGCGCGTCATGCATCTCATGGACGCCTATGGCTCGTCCTATCGCTCCAATGAGTCCGGCGATTCGCTGTCACTGGTGGCCTGA